From a region of the Daphnia pulicaria isolate SC F1-1A chromosome 1, SC_F0-13Bv2, whole genome shotgun sequence genome:
- the LOC124348732 gene encoding uncharacterized protein LOC124348732: protein MLGVLFPFWAIHIVQCDAEQLRILPKVEKDEQINEEGTTLTLTCIVQNFRRTLDDSIDQKWTLPRSETEAQWEGESIEGTRQTLANRLNITTFKNTTHRILTMTLIDLKVKDTGYYRCEGTIPLYGRKRFVYVSSTEKLIFITNGNYYANSMSEKEIKNDNSRTISFVTTHPNVSISLFKDGTKRDTYLEVWNSSNKNSRWSFDPRNGLTLQNPTVFDSAFYYVFAHLLFVNGKPVNITLSDRYGQITKQLIRRIFPVDRIDVIDEIEFHLVVKGNQNCDITLV, encoded by the exons ATGCTTGgagttttgtttcctttttgggCCATTCACATCGTTCAATGTGATGCTGAACAATTGCGAATACTCCCCAAAGTAGAAAAAGACGAGCAAATCAATGAAGAAGGAACAACCTTAACACTCACTTGCATCGTCCAAAATTTCAGAAGAACTTTGGATGATTCAATCGATCAAAAATGGACACTTCCACGATCTGAG ACGGAAGCGCAATGGGAAGGGGAATCAATTGAAGGAACTCGACAAACACTAGCAAATCGACTGAACATAACAACTTTCAAAAATACAACGCACCGGATTTTGACGATGactttaattgatttaaaagtCAAAGACACGGGCTATTACAGATGCGAAGGAACGATTCCTTTGTACGGTCGAAAACGATTCGTTTATGTCTCCA GTAccgaaaaacttatttttataacAAATGGAAATTACTATGCTAATTCCatgtcagaaaaagaaataaaaaacgacaATAGTCGCACCATCTCTTTCGTGACAACTCATCCGAACGTCAGCATTTCACTTTTCAAGGATGGAACAAAACGGGATACGTACCTCGAG GTTTGGAATtcctcaaacaaaaattcgagATGGTCGTTTGATCCTAGAAATGGATTGACGTTGCAGAATCCAACCGTTTTCGACTCGGCATTTTATTATGTTTTCGCCCATTTGCTCTTTGTTAACGGAAAACCCGTTAACATAACACTTTCCGACCGTTACGGACAAATAACGAAACAGTTAATACGCAGAATCTTCCCAGTGGATCGGATCGACGTTATCGACGAGATCGAATTTCATTTAGTTGTAAAAGGCAATCAGAATTGTGACATTACCCTCGTATAA